From the genome of Caldisalinibacter kiritimatiensis:
CTATAGACGTTTTCTTCCATCTTAAGGTCCATGATTACTTTAGCCATGTCCACATCTTCGTTCTTAGATAACAATTCTGTAAAGTTAATCTCTTGCGATTCTAATTTGTTTTTAGTGAGTTCTAATCTATTAGTTTTAGCTCCTATTTCCGCTCTGACGGCTAATAAATTCTCCATAACTTTATCTATTCTACCTATACTCTTTTCAATAGTATCTGTATCGCCACCATCCATAGCATTTTTTAATTGGTCAAATATTTCTATTAAATAACTTTTATCTGCTCCTGTACTATCAGACGTCTTATTGCTCGAATCTATTGTATATCCATTTACACTCGATGTACTAAAGTTACCATCCTCTGGATTTGCCGATTCATATTTACCGAAAATTTTAATACCACTCGTATTAACTTCTATGCTCTCAGCTACCCCTACATTATATTCTGATATTTCACTGTCTTGTAATTGTAAACCAGTAGGAGTTGCAACTGCCCCTGACTCATAGTTAGTTAATTTGTATTTTCCTTCTTCATCAAGTAATGGAGCATTTGTTTTATATCCTGTAAATATTGACCTTCCTGCATATGTAGTGTTGGCTAATTCTATAAGATGTTCTTTTAATTCCTCCACTTCTTTTGATATTTTATTTAAGTCATCAGTAGTATTAGTTCCGTTAGAAGCCTGCACTGTAAGCTCTCTTGCCCTTTGAAGTACATCTCCCATATCAGATATAGCTGATTCTGTTATTTCCATCCACGATAACGCATCGTCTACATTTCTTTTATACTGCTCTATTCTACCAAGGTCTGTGTGAAGCTTAAGACTCTTTGAAACACCGATAGGGTCATCTGAAGGTAACTGGAATTTTTTACCTGATGCCATCTGTTGTTGTACCTTGTCCATTCTTTTTAGGTTGTTATTTAAATTTCGCATCATGTTTTTTATCATCATGTTGTTGGTTATTCGCATATATATTGCCTCCCCACAATTTATGATGGACACAGTGTCCATCATAAATAATTCTAAATTTTAAATGTTAAATTGTGAATTATAAAATATAAAAATGCTTTTAATTTAGAATTTAACATTCACAATTCACAATTAGGAAGATAATCTGTGAAACAGATTATCTTCCTACAAGTCCTAATCTATTTATTGTAACATCATATATCTTATCCATTGTAGTTATCATTCTTGCTGCTGCGTTATAGGAATGTTGGAATTTCACCATATTAGACATTTCTTCGTCTATTGATACACCTGATTCTGATTCCCTTTTAAGCTCTATGTTTTCCATTATAACGCTTTGGTTATTGTTCATTCTATCTGCATGCTGACTGTCAACTGCCAATGTTGATAATACTGACTTTATAAAATCATCTGGTGTACCTTGAGGTGGATTTGTAGGGTCATCAAAGAACATCTTATCCTCTCTTAAATCTATAAGCTCTAATACCCCTTCGTTGCTTTCCGGTTCATTATGATTCTCTGCTGTAGCTATGTTGTCAAGGTTGTCTAATATATCCTTAGACACCGATATATTATGGGCTTTTACTTCATCAGTTCCAGGGACGAAGCTCGCTGAATCTTTACCATCTATAGTAAACATATATATGTTTTCTGCTTTATTTAATCCTTTATTATTATAATGAACATTATTCATTCTTTCAGCAAACTTTGCTGCAAACTGGTCTAATCTATTTATATAAAAAGGTACTCCTCTATAGCTTCCACTTTCACCTTCACCGTTTATTAAGTCTATAAGTCCTTTTATCTCTCCTGATTTTATACTTACACTTTGTCCGTTATCCCACTTAACCTCAACCGGATTTGGGTCTTGTCCTTTTGATTTGCCTGCATACTCGATTTTCCTTACTTCTAAGTGATGTACAAGGGTGGTTCCACCGATAGAAACTGTATATCTTCCTTGGTCATCCTCATTAACCTGAACGTTTACTATTTTTGATAGCTTGTCTACTAATAAAGCTCTTTTGTCTCTTAAATCATTAGCTTTAGTACCGTCAAGTTCAAGGCCATATATCTGCTTATTCAAGTTTCTAATACTTTCTGCTAAATCATTAATTTGGTCTACTTTTGTAGAAATAGCGAAGTTAATCTCTTCCTGCATCTTATATAGTCTTCCTGCTGTTTCATTTAAGTGACTTGTAAGTGCTTCTGCTGTTTCTCTTACTAATGACCTATGGGAATAATCTGAAGGATTTTTACTTAATGTATCAAGTGCTGTAAAGAAATCATCTAAGTATTGTCTGAAGCTACTATCTGAAGGCTCATTAAATACTTTCTCTAATTCTACTAGATTCTCTCTTTTAACTTCCCATTCCCCTAAAGGAGCATTTTCTAGCCAATATTTAAAATCTACATACGAATCCCTTACTCTTTTAATTTCATCTATGCTTGTTCCCATTCCAAGCATACCGATTCCTGGTAGTGACATAGGTGAAGCTGATTTTTGAACTACCTGTTGTCTTGAATATCCTTCAGTATTTGCATTAGATATATTATGATTTGTTGTATGTAATGATCTTTGACTTGCTAATAATCCTGAAACTGCTGTGTTAAAGCCTATCCAACCGCTCATATTTTCTCAGTCCCTTCGAAAATATAATTTTAAATTCTAAATTTTAAATTTTAAATTAAAAAACAAAAACTATTTAATGTTAACCTTAGTAGTAATTAAGATTTTACTTGTTAGGTTTATGAGTTCTTCTCAATTTTTAATATACTAACTACAAATCTTTTTCTACAATTCCACTTTTTTAAATAATCTTAACCAATATTTACTTTAAATAATTCTTTCTAAGTTATTGATAATTTTTAAATTCCACTAGTAAATATAATCTTAAATCATAAATTTTAAATTAAAGAACTATTTAACATTGGCCTTCGTAGTAACAAGGATTTTAGTTATTATCTTTATAAGTTCTTCACAATCTTCTAACATACTATCTACGAATCTTTGTTCTACAATTCCACTATCCTTTAATAACCTTAGCCAATATTTAGTTTCAAACGATTCTTTTTGTGCTATTGATAATTTCGAAATAAAATCTTTTTTACTCTGTCCTGCACATGCCTCTTCTACGTTTGCTCCTATGCTTGTACCACTTCTTAGTAGTTGTTTAGCTAATACATATTCTTTCTTTTCTTCTACTATGTACTTGTACATTTTTACAATCCTAAGTGCAAATTTGTAACTCTTATCTCTAATAATATTATTAGACATTTCTCCCCCACCATAGTATTCAATTTAGAATTCACAATTTAAAATTTAACATTGTTGGAAGATAATTAGCAAATAGCTAGCTATTTGCTAATTATCTTCCAACTCTCCCTGTCTTATTAATAATTATGTCTATCATTTCGTCTATTGCGTTTACTACTCTTGTGTTGGCGACGTATGAATGTTGATATTTTAGCATGTCTGCTAATTCCTCGTCCAATGATACTCCTGATATAGATTTTCTTCTTTCATCTACTTGGGAGATTAATATTTTTTGACTTTCCTCCATGGTGGCCGCTTCATTAGCTTGTACCCCTAAGTCCGAAATAATTTCTCTATAGTATTCGTCTGGAGTCATATCTCCAAAAAGATATGATTCTCTTATACCTGCTATCTTTTCTGCTATCTTTCCGTTACCTCTTTCATTCATATCAAGTACAGGTTCGGAAGAGGCTGCTATTTTATTTAAGGTTGATAAATTATCATTGACTTTTATATTACCTACTCCTATTGATTCTAAAGGATTTGGTGCAGCAAAAAAATCATCTCCTAGTGGTCCCTCTAACGTATATCCTGTTTTATGAATTGTATTGACTTTTTCTGCAACTGTTTTTATAAAATTATTAAATTTATCTGTAATATCCACAATGGTATTATCTCTTGATTTGATTAATCCTGTCATTTCTCCGCCTTTAATGTTAACTTCTGTGCTTTCATCTTTCCAAAATAAATCTACATAAGGACTTCCATCTTCTTTTGCTTCTATCTCACTACAATTTGAGCCATTAACTAAATATTTGCCTCCAATAGCTACATTTACACAGTATTTATCGTCTTCATAATACTCTATAGAGACTAGATTTGACAATGTGTCTAATAGACTATTTCTTGTATCTCTGTAATCATTTGCCTTCATGCCATTACTTTCAACAACTTGTATCTTTTCATTAAGTTTAGCTATTTCTTTACCTATATTGTTTATTTCTTCAACCTTATTCTCAATACTTACATTTAAATTCTTCTTAGTATTAAGTAATTGCTGACCTATATGGTTTACTGTTTCTACAACAGCTTCTGCTCTTTCTTTTAATAATCCTCTTAGTGTTAGATTATCAGGGTTTTTAGAAAGCTCTTCCCAACCATTCCAAAATTCGTCCATTACACTTTGTAATCCATTCTCGGATATTTCATTAAATATCCTCTGTACTTCTTCAAATACGCTATTTTTCGCCGACCAATATCCATACTCACTTATAGATGTCCTATATTTAGCATCTAAAAACTCATCTCTAATTTGACGTATTTCTTGTACATCTACTCCTGTACCTATACTTAAATTGGCATTAGGTAATTTTGTATATGTTGAAGAAGCATGTATCGCTTGCTGTCTTACATAGTTTGGATTATCTACATTTGAAATATTATGGGATACAGTATCTAATGCTGTTCTATTAGCAAATATCCCTGATAAAGCTGTTGATAATCCTGTAAAAATCGAACTCATCTTAAGAAAACCTCCTCATTACTTAAACCTTAGCATCAAATAAACTTTGACTCTTGCCTGCATTTCCTTCTTCTACTTTATTTGTATAAGTGGTTTCTGTAGCACTACTAGTTAATAAATTAATGTTAAAATTTATATATTCAAGGGAATCGTTTATAAGTTTACTGTTCAGTTCATTTCTCTTTTTAATTTTATTTAATATATCTAGTAACTCATCTCTAATACTCTCAAGCTCTTTTACTTCATTTTTATATTGAGCACTAATTTTTTCAGTAAGCTTTGCAACTGATGCTTCACCGTTTATACCAACTTGTATTTTAATATTTTCTACTATCTTTTCTCTTTGGTTTTCTAATTTTGCTATTTTTAATATCATCGTTTGTTCTATTTGAGTTGTTTTATCTAATTCTTTTGCAGTACCTGATGTAATGACTTTTGTTTTCTTTTCTGTTATTTGTAGCATCTCTTTATATATTTTTAATTCTTCTTCTAAAATCTCTTTTAATTCTTTTATTAATTTCTCCACCCTCATCACCACCAGTTCTTTATATCTTCATATCAATGTTTATATCCTCTAAAATCTTTTCTACTATTTTTCCGCTGTCAATATTGTACGTCCCTGTACTTATTTGTCTTTTTATTTCAGCTACTTTTTCTTTTCTTATATCAGGTGTATTTTTTAATGCCTTCATTGCAACCTGAAAATCTTTTCCTTGGTTAGATATGTTAAGCTCGTCTCTTTTGCTAGCTTTTTTTGCAGCACTTACTTTTTTATCGTTGCTACTCTGTTTCCTATATACTTGTAATGCTTTTTCAATATTACCATTTGTAATCTTCATAAAATCACCCCATTTCTACCGATTCTTCTGTGATTATTATCGGTAAAAATGGGGTACTACTTTAATTATTTTTTTCTTTTATATTTTTCAGCTATATACATCTTATCTCGTTCTTTTTGAATTCGTGAATTAGATTTATCCGATGCTATCGCTTGTTTAAATTCTCTCTCCATTTCTTGCTTACACTTTTCACAAAATCTTCCTGTCCTGATTGGTCTACCGCATCTTTCACAATCTAGAAAAAGATTTTCTTCATCACCTTTTAATTCTAATCTACCTTCTCTTAAGAACTTTAATATTTTTTCAGTTGACACGCCTGTTGCATCAGATACCATCTGAACGTTGGCTCCAGGATTGTCATATATATATTCTTTTACTCTATGAAATTCTTCTTCATCTTGTTTTCTACATTGAGGACATAATTTATTGATTCCATCATAAACATAGATTCTTCCACATCTTCTACAGTTCCTAACGTTCATCTATAGTCACCTCCAAATGAGTTTGAATATCTGCAGTTAGTTACATATTTCGTCATTTATCAGCCAATTCCTGCAATATATAATTAATTTTATTTTTATATTTAGTTAAAGATATTAGTTGAGGGACGTAGGCGTCCCTCAACAACTGGGTGAGAAGAAATACTGTTTTTATATTTAGAAAATATTCAGTTGAGGGACGTGGGCGTCCCTCAACAACGTACAATCCTGTCTACTGTCCCCTATTCCCTGATCCCTGTCCTCTAGCTAATACTAACACCACAATTTCCTCTGCTCCTGCATGTAAAAGAACTTTACTACACTCGTCTACTGTCGCTCCTGTAGTATATATATCGTCTATCAATAAGATTTTCTTTTCTTCAAATACTTTACTTCTCTTCGTCTTGAATGCACCTT
Proteins encoded in this window:
- the flgM gene encoding flagellar biosynthesis anti-sigma factor FlgM; translation: MKITNGNIEKALQVYRKQSSNDKKVSAAKKASKRDELNISNQGKDFQVAMKALKNTPDIRKEKVAEIKRQISTGTYNIDSGKIVEKILEDINIDMKI
- the flgK gene encoding flagellar hook-associated protein FlgK, yielding MSSIFTGLSTALSGIFANRTALDTVSHNISNVDNPNYVRQQAIHASSTYTKLPNANLSIGTGVDVQEIRQIRDEFLDAKYRTSISEYGYWSAKNSVFEEVQRIFNEISENGLQSVMDEFWNGWEELSKNPDNLTLRGLLKERAEAVVETVNHIGQQLLNTKKNLNVSIENKVEEINNIGKEIAKLNEKIQVVESNGMKANDYRDTRNSLLDTLSNLVSIEYYEDDKYCVNVAIGGKYLVNGSNCSEIEAKEDGSPYVDLFWKDESTEVNIKGGEMTGLIKSRDNTIVDITDKFNNFIKTVAEKVNTIHKTGYTLEGPLGDDFFAAPNPLESIGVGNIKVNDNLSTLNKIAASSEPVLDMNERGNGKIAEKIAGIRESYLFGDMTPDEYYREIISDLGVQANEAATMEESQKILISQVDERRKSISGVSLDEELADMLKYQHSYVANTRVVNAIDEMIDIIINKTGRVGR
- a CDS encoding four helix bundle protein encodes the protein MSNNIIRDKSYKFALRIVKMYKYIVEEKKEYVLAKQLLRSGTSIGANVEEACAGQSKKDFISKLSIAQKESFETKYWLRLLKDSGIVEQRFVDSMLEDCEELIKIITKILVTTKANVK
- a CDS encoding TIGR03826 family flagellar region protein → MNVRNCRRCGRIYVYDGINKLCPQCRKQDEEEFHRVKEYIYDNPGANVQMVSDATGVSTEKILKFLREGRLELKGDEENLFLDCERCGRPIRTGRFCEKCKQEMEREFKQAIASDKSNSRIQKERDKMYIAEKYKRKK
- the flgL gene encoding flagellar hook-associated protein FlgL produces the protein MRITNNMMIKNMMRNLNNNLKRMDKVQQQMASGKKFQLPSDDPIGVSKSLKLHTDLGRIEQYKRNVDDALSWMEITESAISDMGDVLQRARELTVQASNGTNTTDDLNKISKEVEELKEHLIELANTTYAGRSIFTGYKTNAPLLDEEGKYKLTNYESGAVATPTGLQLQDSEISEYNVGVAESIEVNTSGIKIFGKYESANPEDGNFSTSSVNGYTIDSSNKTSDSTGADKSYLIEIFDQLKNAMDGGDTDTIEKSIGRIDKVMENLLAVRAEIGAKTNRLELTKNKLESQEINFTELLSKNEDVDMAKVIMDLKMEENVYRASLSAGAKIIQPTLVDFLR
- the flgK gene encoding flagellar hook-associated protein FlgK codes for the protein MSGWIGFNTAVSGLLASQRSLHTTNHNISNANTEGYSRQQVVQKSASPMSLPGIGMLGMGTSIDEIKRVRDSYVDFKYWLENAPLGEWEVKRENLVELEKVFNEPSDSSFRQYLDDFFTALDTLSKNPSDYSHRSLVRETAEALTSHLNETAGRLYKMQEEINFAISTKVDQINDLAESIRNLNKQIYGLELDGTKANDLRDKRALLVDKLSKIVNVQVNEDDQGRYTVSIGGTTLVHHLEVRKIEYAGKSKGQDPNPVEVKWDNGQSVSIKSGEIKGLIDLINGEGESGSYRGVPFYINRLDQFAAKFAERMNNVHYNNKGLNKAENIYMFTIDGKDSASFVPGTDEVKAHNISVSKDILDNLDNIATAENHNEPESNEGVLELIDLREDKMFFDDPTNPPQGTPDDFIKSVLSTLAVDSQHADRMNNNQSVIMENIELKRESESGVSIDEEMSNMVKFQHSYNAAARMITTMDKIYDVTINRLGLVGR
- a CDS encoding flagellar protein FlgN; translated protein: MEKLIKELKEILEEELKIYKEMLQITEKKTKVITSGTAKELDKTTQIEQTMILKIAKLENQREKIVENIKIQVGINGEASVAKLTEKISAQYKNEVKELESIRDELLDILNKIKKRNELNSKLINDSLEYINFNINLLTSSATETTYTNKVEEGNAGKSQSLFDAKV